The DNA region AAAAACCTCCCGTCTTTCATCCCAGGACTTCCCCACCCCGGCGCCTGTAGTCACCGCCTCCGCGCAGCGAATCCTGCACTTGACACTTTTGTACAGCCGCGCAccgtgtcttttctctctccttttcttctgcgttaCGCATGTGCCGTGTGCCTCACACACTACCGCATATACATAAACTACGTATGTGTCCCAGCATGCGTAGACAAATACGTACGGTTGCAGGGTACCTTTCTCCACCACTTTCTGTGCGTCCACACCTTCACCTCTCTTCAACTTCTTCCACAATCCCCCACCTCTACACGCTGTAAAGGATGCATCTATATACACACAAAGGTCGACTTTAGAAGAGCGGCCTCGTAAAAAACAAATGGATAGGGTCggctcctttctctcgtgagGTCTCGAAAACGGTTTCGCCCGAGTCGTGAGAAGAACATCCAGGGTTCTTCAACTGCACCACCGCGTCCTGCTGTACAAAAAGGTACTAGATGGCGATCTTAAAAAATTTAACTGTTCCACCCACAGattctttcctttttgttGTACAACACGATTGATGGCTGTCCCCGGAATCCCCTCTTGCCGCTTTGTCCTCcaaagaaaacacagaaggATTCTGCGCATCGTGCTCTCAAACATGGCGAAACCAGATACTCCCTTTTTTTCTAGTCTTTCGCCGTTCGTCACCGCACCCAGTTGGTTAGTACGAGACCTTGCGTCTAATATACAGGTCGACTCGCCCGTAACTGTGGAAGTTACTACCCTTTCACTTCCTTcattcgcttctcctctATCTTCTTCATCCAGCGGCTCTCACGGACACACGCAAGtatttcctctccgtttcccacaccttttctcccgcccGTCTCCTCGTGGCCGCGCTCTCGTTGCTGCGTCAAGCTGCAACCTGGCTTCTCCGCAGCGACACCTTGTCGGTAAAATCTCTCTTCCCCGACTCCTGTCTCGAGagttctctccctccacaGCTTGCTTCGTCCATTCCCCACATTTGCgctcccgttctctttcccgttctttcTGTACCCCCTCGCTCTTTATCCCTCACTTCATTGTCTTTCCGACGGTTCCCCGTAGCCGCTCTACTTGGCTTTCGCTGCCcggaagagagcgatggGAAGCCTGGCAACGTTCAAGACGCTCTTCGGCTCCAGTTTGAGTTTCTTCCCACCCGCGCCACTGCTCTTGGATCTCGCTCCTGCGCCTGGCCGACCTTCTTCGTCCACGTCCATGTCGTGCCCGTCCTTCCGGTGGCGGCCAccgcctcgcctcttgcCCGAGGTCTCTTGGGCTCCAGGACTCGAACCGCTCCGCTGCATATGCGGCCCGTCATCCTCGCGcggcggtgtacgtacacctgagCTGAGGATAActgcgcgcgtcgccgagcCACCTGCCGCTATCGCCGAGACAGTCGAGCCCATCGTGCTCACGCTCGACCCCATGATCGACAGCGTTCTGCGACTGctccgcgaagaagacgttTCCCGACGCGACGAGCGAATCGCCTGACCTGCGTCTgggccgctgtctcctccgctcgCTGAAGAATCCTCTGCCGGGTGCACGTCGTTCGCCAGACCCGCCACTACCCGCGGCCGCTTCCCCTCGCGCGCGTTCTTGTACAGACGCAAAAACTTGCGCAAGACGCGCTTGTCTGCGCCCTGCGTCATCAAACTGAGAAACACACCAAAACCACCCAGCAAAACATGCAAAAAAACACCCCccgagacaaagaaaaaacaccCAACAAAAAAACGTGCAAAAAACACCCCAACACACCGCGACACAAACCCACGTACCAGAGAACCGCGACATGTGCACACGCGACCACGTACACACCACAACGACGCGTCCATGTGTCTGTCGCCACCACACACGCACTCGTCACGTACATAACAAGATATATTTACAAACGAATATCTGTGGGGCCATGAAGTTTTTTTTGATACGATCACAAGCAGCGCGCATTTCTGTCGTGCTCTCGAAATGTTTATTGGGAGACTCCTCACCGTTCGTTGACGATTGCATAGGCGCTGTTTCCAGCCCTGTCGCTGACGGTCACGTCGGCACCTCGATCCATCAGGATGCCAGCAACTACATACTGCCCGAAGAACATTGCATACAACAGCGCCGTGCTCCCTTGGTGATCctacagaaaaaagaaaacacacgaAGGACACAGCTCCTTTCTTCCGACCCACTGTTCGCTTTTGccgccacacacacacacttgaACCTCATGTACAGGCGAGATACATCCCACGAAGAGTCTCGAAGAGTCCACAGAAAACATTTACCTATCCATCCGTGTGcttcatatatacatatatatatatatatatacatacaaatatacaaGTGTGTCTTCAAGCACCGTTAGGCTGAATCACCCCGCGAGGTAGACGTGTGTCTCACCCTCTTTTCGAGATCCAAGTTTTTGCCCAGCTCGAGGATCTGCAACGCCATCTTCTCGTTGCGCATGCGAATGCACATCATCAGAGGCACTTCGCCGTTCGCCTTGTCTCCAATATTCACGTCGCAGCCGCGGTTCAGCAGCAGCTTCACCACTTCTGTTCGATTTTCTGTGCACGCCAAATGCAGTGCCGTCAGGCCTGAACCTCCCACAAAAACTCAACATGGAccgggtgtctcttcgtcaAACAAGATCTCTTTCCAAACACCATCTACACAGGTGTTCCGACCACCCACGCGTTTTcactgtatgtacacccgaaaTAGACGCATCGTACATCTCTTCCATCTTTGTCTTGGCCGATTATTCCTAAAACCCGAGACATCCACTTGGAGTGTTCTCTATGCAGAATCAGCACTGCTCACCTGCGTTATTCGTTCCGTTGATATCTGCTCCGGCGTCGAGCAAAAGGTGCACACAGACGACGAAGTCCTCTTCAGCTGCAGCCAGCAGCGCCGTTTgcccgtcttccttcttcgcgtcgaCTGCGCTACCCGCTGCCAAGAGCGCAGAAATGATGTCGGCTTTTCCTTGCTTTGCTGCCTGAAAAAGAATTCACAGCCAGCGAATGCGCGAATGTGCACGGAACcccagagagaacagaaccGCAGCAACACTGCCTCTATCcacttctccctttcttctttcaaGGTCGatctccccttttccctgttCCCCGTGCTTCGCGCCAGGTGTTTTTCTCTACGAAACGATTTCTTCGGGTTCTCGAAGGTACCTGAATGAGCGGTCTGCTCCACAGCTGGTGATTCCGAGACAGCAAGTCGGGGAATTTGCGAACAAGCAACTCCACGGAGACGAGGTCATTCTTCGCGATGGCGCAGGACAGCACTTCAGTCAACACCCACCGCCGACTCTTTGGGATCCCCGCCCCTGCGTCCAGGAAGTGTGGTAGCCACGCGCTGTTCAGCTGATACGCCAGCTGCAAAAAAACCCAAAACTCAAATGCACCATCCTCTTGATCTTCATCACATCTTCCGCAACATGCACGCCaacatacacatgcatatatgtatatatatatatacatgtgtgtaaaATTCGCATGTGTATAGATGCTTCCGCGTGGGTGCATCGCGTGTGTCCCCTCTGCCGTCTCCCCGGGTGGAGTCTGTTGTCGCTCCCCACAGCTGTCCCTGGCTGAAGCGCGACACAGACGGGTCTTACGAGAGTCGGCGTGTAGGAGTTGTGTCCCTTCCAGTTCGGgtcggcgcctgcctcgaGACAGAGTTGGATAATTTCTGGGGCATTCACTTCGCACGCAACGAAGAGCGCACTCTTGTACGACTTCACTGCCGGACACTTCAggtcgagagacgcgccgcgcctGAGCAGCAGCTGGACTATTTCcacgtccttcttcttcaccgCCGTGTGCAGCGGGAACAACTCGCTCCGCACATCAGGCGCCTCTGGAGAGGCTCCGTAGTCCACCAACAACGTCTCAACCATGTCGCGGCGACCCACTTCACACGCCCGATACAACGGAGACTTCCCCAAGTAGTCGCACACCTCGatcttcgcgcctcgcttcAGCAGCTAAAAACCACAGCCCCCACACaatccacacacacacatctgtacacaatatatatacatatatatacatacacacatatatatatatatatggcgaAAGACACATCGAATTTGAAACATGTGACCGGCACtcacctgcatgcatgctacacgcatatatatatatatatatgtatgcagaTATGTATGCAGAGAGCCCTAGACACCAACGCATGTCTTCACAGCCACGTGTATCCGTGGCTACGATTCAGTCTGGGTTTACAAGAATCGGCCACGGCATCGAGAGGATAGAACCCCGTTCGGACCCTCTCTGCTGTAAATCCCTTTGCGGCGCGGTCCAGACAAACCTTACCAcgccgagtgtctctgtgtccatCCGCTGGATGGCAATCGAGATGGGGAGAGTCAAGACGTTCacgcctccctcttcgctcgtctccACCGTGAAGGGCGCATTGACTAGAAGTTCGCTTCCGCGGAACTGCTGCAGAAGAATGAGGCGACTGCTTTTGAACGGCGCCGATGCCGCCAGTTCGCTCAGCTGCagcggaaaaagaacagaaaaaactTCCCACTGCTCCCAGACACAAACGGCTTCCCTCTTCACAACCGACCTTTCCTACACGGAAACATATCGTCTCGCCAAGAAATGAGATTTCTGGTACGCCGCCACTGCGGaccgcttctctgtcttgctgCGTATCTAAAACTCTACAGAAAAAACCGTGTCGAAACATCTGCGAAAAAATGTGTACATGCACACCAGATATAAATATCTGtaagtgcatgcatgcgtacgTGTGTACCGTACCAACAGCCTTTTCTACCTTGCTCCTTCCTGCTCTTGGCGACCTCTGGCTGTGTTGCTACACCCAAGACACACATGTGTGGCGTTGGGTATcgtcgcgagagacgcagccgtATACGAAGGTTCGcctctgcatgtgcgtgAGGTTGTGGCGGTTTTGTCTGAGAGTCTCACCTCTTTCTGCAGGCGTTTggtgacgagagagacggttTCCCAGTCTCCCGTCTTCACTGCCTGGCAGAAGGTGCAGTAGTGCGCCTCCATTCCGACTTTGAGCAGGAGAGACTTCGAGGCAACCGAGCCGATGATTTCCAGTGAAGGCGTCACGAAGAATCCAGatcctctcgcctttccgtctctggcACGTGCATCTGCGTCTTCGGGGAACCACGCGTCTGCTGGCTCAGATGTGCCGTGCATAtccgcgagaggcgacagcggcgaggtGGTGATTTCCGGGCCTTGCAGCGAGGACAGCCGCGACACAGTGCTGGCGTCGTTGTCGACGGGCATCGAAGCTTCGCACTCCGTTCCCTCCACGACCATCTCTGCGTTTGCGTCAGGAGCGCACGTCTCCTCAGCGACGGCGTGCTCCGCGAGTCGcagcgcgccgcctgcgtgGCCCATCCCGGCCGGCtgctcgcgtgtctcctcgggtgtacgtacaccctGTCTGGGGgccgcgcgtcgctcggcctcgcggcgcttgcgttcctcctcgtcgcggTGCAGCGCGGTCAAGCGCGCGGCGTTCATGAAGAGTTGGTCCGCGATCGCCGTCGCAGCTTCTAACCAGATGTTTGTGAAGCTTGCGTCGAAGTAGATCAGTTTGGGCCAGCGCTCGGCACTCAGGTGCTTCATGACACTCACAAAGGTAAGCTCTGTGCTCCGCGCACAGCGGACAGAGACGCGCTCGAGGTGCGGCAGATAGGTCGTCAGCATCGCGGAGAGACCCTTGTCAGTAATTTCCGAGCAGAAATCCAAACAGAGCGCCTTGAGGTTGCCCAGAATCTGgttctcctccttctcgccgtgaACTGCGTCCATCAGTCGGGCCACACTCGCATCCTTCATTAGCGTGCAGTGACTAAAGTCGAGCGTGAGGCCGCGCTCCCGAATCGCCGGGTGAATCGAGCGCGACGCGAGCGGCAACACCGTCTCCATCACAACTTTAGGGTCGTATCCCCGGAAGTTGTGAAAACACAGCACGCCGTCGTGCGGCCTGTACTTGTGCCGGTAGAACACCCGCGCGCACTGCTTCAACAACAGAATGCTCTCCACGTCCAAGAACCCCTCCAACAGCTTCAGTCGATCCTTCCACACGTCATTCGGCGTCGGGAcactcgccttcttccggccCGCACCGGCCGCACTCTTCTCCTTCGGGCCTGCCCCCACCGAGGTCCCGCCCGGAGACACCGTCGGAGCACCCTTCAGGCCGAGCTGCGCCGAATTTCCCAAAAAGCCCACCGCCGCAGTCATCGAGGCGGACCGACCGCCGCACAAATCGACTGCTCCTGCCGCCACGGCGATGTCCACGGcttctgccgcgcgcgctgcAACTTCCGCATCCACGGCCTCTGCGTCGAGCGCACTCGGATCCTTCCCACAGGCCTTGGGTTCCTGCGTCGGAGGTTCTTCccacttcttctcgccttctgcaacGCCTTCCCGCGCGACGCCCTCCGCctcggaagacgaggctatccgctcctcgcctcgctcctgcctttcctctgcgcccGCGTCCACCCCCTGCACCGTGCCGCCGCTCGGCGTGTCGATACACCCAACCGACACGCGCGGCTCTGGCTGCGGAGTCGCCTGAGAagccttcgcgtctccaggcCCGCACGCGCTTGGAGTCACGGAGCCTGTGGCGGCGGGGAGCTCGCCCTGGGGAGTCACCGCACGTTCTTCCACAGATCGCTCCGCACGCGGAAAGACTTCCTGCAGGCCTGGAATGAAGGCGCACGCGGCACCCTGCTCGGTCGGCGCCCCCAGAGTCTCCGCGTCCGGTCGCTgagtggcgaggaagaggggagagcgcGCAGAGTCGGCCAAGATTGCAGCTGCGATCTCCGGTTCACTCGCGACTTGCTCGACTTCTCGCATCGCTCCCTCCTGATCCTCCACGTTCGAAAAGCCGGacccgcgcgtctccgactCCGCTTCATCCATCGCGCTGTCTTCGCAGTACGCTTCCGGAGTCGCGACGTTACTCTGGAGCGACGCAGCGCGCACCGGCGACTGCGCCTCGACCTGCAGGCCTGCCGTGCTTGCATCCAGGAAAGGCGCTTCGAGACCAGGAACTGGCGCCGAGGGCTGCGAAGCAGCCATGTCCGAATCCATGGAACTCTCTGGTCCTTCCTCAGGAGACGCGAATTCGACGGGACTCCCCCGCAGCCCAGACAGCAGCGACTCTGcacctgcttcgccttccatTGTCTCAGGAGCGCGGGGGAAGACGGGAATCAACACACGTGCGACACACGCGACTGACACACGAGAACGcgacacaaagagagacacggacagaaaggagacgtcCGCGATGctgtgaagaaggaaagcgatacacgcgagaacgcgacacTCTTTAGCGTACGGGGAAATGGTGTAGCGGTGAAGACACGTGAGATGTGCACGCGGACGAAAGCGACGTGTGTCCGTCGTATCAGGCACAGAAAAGATGTGGCCTTCCTGGGGTCGGCACGAGAGACGTCGAGGCCGTTCGAAACGACTCGAGAGAAATGAAAACGCCGTGTCGGCTGACACAACGAGCTCGTCGCGCGTCTGTGCAGCACGTCCCTGAAACGTTTCGCGGTTTCTGCCCACACCGCGACTGAGAGGAGTCAGAATCCTTCACGCTGGACTTGAGACAAACGAGGGAACCACTCAACACCACGCGCAGCCCAGCCTGGAAACGTGGGACCCCAGAGACGTTCGCAGTCAGCGTCTCTAAAATAAATCAATGCATGCAACAAGTATATAAAAATTACgaatgtgtatatatatgtatatatacggTTTAGGGTATACCTACAACGGCGTATGCTAGACGTTTTTTGTGCAAACGGCCCCGCAACGGGAAcaggcgcgcatgcacgtgaaGACGTCCGCGTCAGCCAACGACGCATCCGAACACGGAAGCgcgacgcgaagagaaaccTGTTTCAGTTTCGAGAAATACTCTTCTTTCGCATACGGCCGGAAGGACCGTTTGCGCGCGCGCTGTACCTCTCGTCCGTCAGATTCGTCTCTTTTCGATTCTGGAAGGCACGATCCGCAACTGGTCTCCGCGTTCGTTGCCCCGCCAGTCTCTGGACTCCTCAGGCGCGGCAAGAGCGCGACAGCTCCGAGGTTCCTGCACCAGCGCCAGGCGAGGGATGAGGCGGAGGCGCACAACACCAAGAAACAAGGATCCACAAGCCGACGATCCtcggcagaagagacaccacgACGGGCGAGAGTGGCGAAAAAGATGGACAGGGTGAATGCACTTGAAGCGAGTCGGGTCTCTCACCCCCAGAAAACTCCTTCGAAAACCCTGTACCTCTGCGCGTAAAGAGGAATCTACACAACCGTGCACAGTGTTCCTGTACACGCGAACTGCTGAAAGCTGCACGAAACCGATATAAACGCCGAGACACGCGACGCTCGTTCGCCAGTGTCTGGACACtctcggagacgcgaggggcGCACGCGGGGTCTGCCTCACTTCTCCCTGGCACCCAGCGAgtctcctgtttttttcccgtcttcaCAGCGTTCGCTACGAGAGCTGCGCCGTTCTCTGCCGAAGCATGTACACGGGAAGGACAGGCTGCGCGATACACGGTCACCCCGCTCGCGGTGTCTGGAGGTCCGCCAGTGCTCCACTGAGAAACTCTCACGTCTCATGCACGATATTTACACATAAAAGGTTATGACGGCACAATACACGCAGTCACAACACGAATCTGGTACAAACACACGCGCACAGCtatacacagatatatatgtggatcTGTATCACGGGGTGGTGTTGTTacaggcgcgaagagacacgcagcTGTAGCTCccgcccttcctcttcgtggAAGGCCTCTCTTCTGGCGGGGAGCCTCGCGGAAAGGCTCTGCTTCGGAGCACGCGCAGgagtcttctcgcctcgcgtcgaCAAAAGGTCGACAACAAACAAGCAAAACtgcaaaaggaaacgaaggcgcggcCCTGGGGACGAGATAAGTGTCGCTTTCGAGCGAAACCGCGCTCCGCCCCTGGTCGAAAATGATGAGTGCACCCCGCTTTACACACGCCGCACAAAAACTCGCAACAGACAGTCGCGTTCTGTGCCTCCGCACCCGAAAGAAAACGCCGGCGTCCGAGGCCGTGAAACccacacggagacaggagtgACCTGTCGAGAGACACTTCCAGTTGAGTCGCACCGCGACGAACTTCTGTCTGTGCCTAGACGCGCGGGCAGCCCGCTGGACCGGCTGTATGGACAGGGGGAGCTCGAAACCCGATGAAACGCGTGCCGAGCGTTTTGCAAGACGCTGGGCGAAGCTaagagcgaggcgaatgAGAACTTgccgaaaaagagcgaggcgaaaaagaggcacaAGGGGATGCGCAACGGCGAAAAAGTGGTCAACTTTTTGGACAGGTCGCGCGCCAAGAAAAGGCTCACAAACACGTGCTGTCACGTCGGGTGTACGTGGTTGGAAATGCGTCTCTTTGGGCCCAGAAACGCTGGACCGGTGAGAACGGAATGTGTGCGGCGAAACAGGGGACAGTTgatgcagaaaaaggaagtcGGTTGCGTCGAAACGGCGTTGCCCTTCGCAGTTGCCCGCCGGGGGTGTCTCGACGCGCGAGACTTTCGGAAACACCCTTTGCGGTGCTTCGCAACTCACAACAGCCGAGTAAGTCTTCACGATCCTCGCCACTCCACAAAACACAGGGTGGAAgggacgcaggcgaaggaTCTGATGCGCTCGTCGCGGGGACGCGCGACAAAACAAACTTCTTTTGGAAGCCGGAGCGTCTGTGCCGCAACTGCCCGAGACTTTTTATCGGTGTTTCCTGTGCTCGGGGACAATATAGAGCTCCATGAGGAGGaatgcgagaagaaaagacgcagattagaagcgcagagagatgCGCTCTTCCCGGGGGAAAAGCTGAGAGGACCTCGCAAAACCTATAGCCGCTCAGGAAGGGCAGAACTTGAAGAGTTGAGGAAGGGTGAAACGCTCGGCGACTGCGTGCGGAGTCCCGTCATCGTGTAGAGGGGTGAACTGCTGTTCGCAAGGCGTCGACGAGCTTTCTGACAGGCGAAGCTTCTTCACCTGGAAAGATCCCTTTCCTCCACAAGGCCTATTTCCCGCTTGTCGACAACCGCGCTTGAGAATTGCCCGAGCTCGGTCTGCTTCCAGTGTTTTCCTCGAAGGCAACACGT from Neospora caninum Liverpool complete genome, chromosome VIIb includes:
- a CDS encoding putative ankyrin repeat-containing protein, whose amino-acid sequence is MEGEAGAESLLSGLRGSPVEFASPEEGPESSMDSDMAASQPSAPVPGLEAPFLDASTAGLQVEAQSPVRAASLQSNVATPEAYCEDSAMDEAESETRGSGFSNVEDQEGAMREVEQVASEPEIAAAILADSARSPLFLATQRPDAETLGAPTEQGAACAFIPGLQEVFPRAERSVEERAVTPQGELPAATGSVTPSACGPGDAKASQATPQPEPRVSVGCIDTPSGGTVQGVDAGAEERQERGEERIASSSEAEGVAREGVAEGEKKWEEPPTQEPKACGKDPSALDAEAVDAEVAARAAEAVDIAVAAGAVDLCGGRSASMTAAVGFLGNSAQLGLKGAPTVSPGGTSVGAGPKEKSAAGAGRKKASVPTPNDVWKDRLKLLEGFLDVESILLLKQCARVFYRHKYRPHDGVLCFHNFRGYDPKVVMETVLPLASRSIHPAIRERGLTLDFSHCTLMKDASVARLMDAVHGEKEENQILGNLKALCLDFCSEITDKGLSAMLTTYLPHLERVSVRCARSTELTFVSVMKHLSAERWPKLIYFDASFTNIWLEAATAIADQLFMNAARLTALHRDEEERKRREAERRAAPRQGVRTPEETREQPAGMGHAGGALRLAEHAVAEETCAPDANAEMVVEGTECEASMPVDNDASTVSRLSSLQGPEITTSPLSPLADMHGTSEPADAWFPEDADARARDGKARGSGFFVTPSLEIIGSVASKSLLLKVGMEAHYCTFCQAVKTGDWETVSLVTKRLQKELSELAASAPFKSSRLILLQQFRGSELLVNAPFTVETSEEGGVNVLTLPISIAIQRMDTETLGVLLKRGAKIEVCDYLGKSPLYRACEVGRRDMVETLLVDYGASPEAPDVRSELFPLHTAVKKKDVEIVQLLLRRGASLDLKCPAVKSYKSALFVACEVNAPEIIQLCLEAGADPNWKGHNSYTPTLLAYQLNSAWLPHFLDAGAGIPKSRRWVLTEVLSCAIAKNDLVSVELLVRKFPDLLSRNHQLWSRPLIQAAKQGKADIISALLAAGSAVDAKKEDGQTALLAAAEEDFVVCVHLLLDAGADINGTNNAEVVKLLLNRGCDVNIGDKANGEVPLMMCIRMRNEKMALQILELGKNLDLEKRDHQGSTALLYAMFFGQYVVAGILMDRGADVTVSDRAGNSAYAIVNERLMTQGADKRVLRKFLRLYKNAREGKRPRVVAGLANDVHPAEDSSASGGDSGPDAGQAIRSSRRETSSSRSSRRTLSIMGSSVSTMGSTVSAIAAGGSATRAVILSSGVRTPPREDDGPHMQRSGSSPGAQETSGKRRGGGRHRKDGHDMDVDEEGRPGAGARSKSSGAGGKKLKLEPKSVLNVARLPIALFRAAKAK